In Miscanthus floridulus cultivar M001 chromosome 5, ASM1932011v1, whole genome shotgun sequence, one genomic interval encodes:
- the LOC136450208 gene encoding mitogen-activated protein kinase 16-like isoform X2, whose product MDEKKGSGEAPFFTDYGEASRYEVTEVVGKGSYGVVAAALDTLTGEHVAIKKINDVFEHISDATRILREIKLLRLLRHPDIVRIKHIMLPPSRREFRDIYVVFELMESDLHQVIKANDDLTPEHHQFFLYQLLRGMKYIHAANVFHRDLKPKNILANGDCKLKICDFGLARVSFNDTPSAIFWTDYVATRWYRAPELCGSFFSKYTPAIDIWSIGCIFAEMLTGKPLFPGKNVLHQLDLMTDLLGTPSSESLSRIRNEKARRYLGNMRKKHPVPFTQKFPGIDPMALHLLERLLAFDPKDRPTAAEALTDPYFTGLANSEHEPITQPISKFEFEFERRKLARDDVRELIYRETLEYHPQMLQEFLGGGDKASFVYPRERVNDSGDDLEKPSADYCIRLHVCEPLSSTRNFLKSESISASQCVVIKQKREKDEESISEYMNDPVDGVPQRIAQLKT is encoded by the exons ATGGACGAGAAGAAG GGCTCCGGGGAGGCGCCGTTCTTCACGGACTACGGCGAGGCCAGCAGGTAcgaggtcaccgaggtggtcggcaAGGGCAGCTACGGCGTGGTCGCCGCCGCCCTCGACACCCTCACCGGCGAGCACGTCGCCATCAAGAAGATCAATGACGTCTTCGAGCACATCTCCGACGCCACCCGCATCCTCCGCGAGATCAAGCTGCTCCGCCTCCTGCGCCACCCGGACATCGTCCGGATCAAGCATATCATGCTCCCGCCATCGCGCCGCGAGTTCCGCGACATTTACGTCGTCTTCGAGCTCATGGAGTCCGACCTCCACCAGGTAATCAAGGCCAACGACGACCTCACGCCCGAGCACCACCAGTTCTTCCTGTACCAGCTGCTCCGCGGCATGAAGTACATCCACGCAGCCAATGTCTTCCACCGGGACCTCAAGCCCAAGAACATTCTCGCCAACGGTGACTGCAAGCTCAAGATTTGTGACTTTGGCCTTGCTCGGGTGTCTTTCAACGATACACCTTCAGCAATATTCTGGACG GATTATGTGGCAACAAGATGGTATCGTGCTCCAGAATTATGTGGCTCCTTCTTTTCAAAG TATACTCCTGCGATTGATATCTGGAGCATAGGATGTATATTTGCTGAAATGCTTACAGGGAAGCCTCTCTTTCCTGGCAAGAATGTGTTACATCAATTGGATCTCATGACAGATCTACTTGGCACTCCTTCATCAGAATCACTTTCCAGG ATTCGAAATGAAAAGGCTCGCCGATACTTGGGTAACATGAGAAAAAAGCATCCAGTTCCTTTTACGCAGAAGTTTCCTGGTATAGATCCAATGGCTCTTCATTTGCTTGAACGTCTACTTGCTTTTGATCCGAAGGATCGACCAACTGCTGCAGAG GCCTTAACAGATCCATACTTTACTGGATTAGCAAATTCTGAACATGAACCGATAACACAACCAATCTCAAAATTTGAGTTTGAGTTTGAAAGAAGGAAGCTGGCCAGAGATGATGTTCGGGAATTAATTTACAGAGAG ACATTGGAATACCATCCTCAGATGTTGCAGGAGTTTCTTGGTGGTGGGGATAAGGCGAGCTTTGTGTACCCGAG GGAAAGAGTAAATGACAGTGGCGACGACCTTGAGAAACCAAGTGCAGATTACTGCATAAGATTGCATGTATGTGAGCCACTCTCAAGTACTCGTAACTTTTTGAAGAGCGAAAGCATCAGTGCTTCCCAGTGTGTGGTCATCAAACAAAAGCGAGAGAAAGAT GAGGAATCTATATCTGAGTATATGAACGATCCAGTTGATGGTGTGCCACAGAGGATTGCTCAACTCAAAACCTGA
- the LOC136450208 gene encoding mitogen-activated protein kinase 16-like isoform X1: protein MDEKKGSGEAPFFTDYGEASRYEVTEVVGKGSYGVVAAALDTLTGEHVAIKKINDVFEHISDATRILREIKLLRLLRHPDIVRIKHIMLPPSRREFRDIYVVFELMESDLHQVIKANDDLTPEHHQFFLYQLLRGMKYIHAANVFHRDLKPKNILANGDCKLKICDFGLARVSFNDTPSAIFWTDYVATRWYRAPELCGSFFSKYTPAIDIWSIGCIFAEMLTGKPLFPGKNVLHQLDLMTDLLGTPSSESLSRIRNEKARRYLGNMRKKHPVPFTQKFPGIDPMALHLLERLLAFDPKDRPTAAEALTDPYFTGLANSEHEPITQPISKFEFEFERRKLARDDVRELIYRETLEYHPQMLQEFLGGGDKASFVYPSGVDRFKRQFAHLEESAAKGEKTSPQLRQHTSLPRERVNDSGDDLEKPSADYCIRLHVCEPLSSTRNFLKSESISASQCVVIKQKREKDEESISEYMNDPVDGVPQRIAQLKT, encoded by the exons ATGGACGAGAAGAAG GGCTCCGGGGAGGCGCCGTTCTTCACGGACTACGGCGAGGCCAGCAGGTAcgaggtcaccgaggtggtcggcaAGGGCAGCTACGGCGTGGTCGCCGCCGCCCTCGACACCCTCACCGGCGAGCACGTCGCCATCAAGAAGATCAATGACGTCTTCGAGCACATCTCCGACGCCACCCGCATCCTCCGCGAGATCAAGCTGCTCCGCCTCCTGCGCCACCCGGACATCGTCCGGATCAAGCATATCATGCTCCCGCCATCGCGCCGCGAGTTCCGCGACATTTACGTCGTCTTCGAGCTCATGGAGTCCGACCTCCACCAGGTAATCAAGGCCAACGACGACCTCACGCCCGAGCACCACCAGTTCTTCCTGTACCAGCTGCTCCGCGGCATGAAGTACATCCACGCAGCCAATGTCTTCCACCGGGACCTCAAGCCCAAGAACATTCTCGCCAACGGTGACTGCAAGCTCAAGATTTGTGACTTTGGCCTTGCTCGGGTGTCTTTCAACGATACACCTTCAGCAATATTCTGGACG GATTATGTGGCAACAAGATGGTATCGTGCTCCAGAATTATGTGGCTCCTTCTTTTCAAAG TATACTCCTGCGATTGATATCTGGAGCATAGGATGTATATTTGCTGAAATGCTTACAGGGAAGCCTCTCTTTCCTGGCAAGAATGTGTTACATCAATTGGATCTCATGACAGATCTACTTGGCACTCCTTCATCAGAATCACTTTCCAGG ATTCGAAATGAAAAGGCTCGCCGATACTTGGGTAACATGAGAAAAAAGCATCCAGTTCCTTTTACGCAGAAGTTTCCTGGTATAGATCCAATGGCTCTTCATTTGCTTGAACGTCTACTTGCTTTTGATCCGAAGGATCGACCAACTGCTGCAGAG GCCTTAACAGATCCATACTTTACTGGATTAGCAAATTCTGAACATGAACCGATAACACAACCAATCTCAAAATTTGAGTTTGAGTTTGAAAGAAGGAAGCTGGCCAGAGATGATGTTCGGGAATTAATTTACAGAGAG ACATTGGAATACCATCCTCAGATGTTGCAGGAGTTTCTTGGTGGTGGGGATAAGGCGAGCTTTGTGTACCCGAG TGGGGTGGATCGTTTCAAGAGACAATTCGCTCATCTCGAAGAAAGTGCTGCTAAGGGTGAGAAGACTAGCCCACAGCTGCGGCAGCATACTTCCTTACCAAG GGAAAGAGTAAATGACAGTGGCGACGACCTTGAGAAACCAAGTGCAGATTACTGCATAAGATTGCATGTATGTGAGCCACTCTCAAGTACTCGTAACTTTTTGAAGAGCGAAAGCATCAGTGCTTCCCAGTGTGTGGTCATCAAACAAAAGCGAGAGAAAGAT GAGGAATCTATATCTGAGTATATGAACGATCCAGTTGATGGTGTGCCACAGAGGATTGCTCAACTCAAAACCTGA